The following coding sequences are from one Bradyrhizobium sp. WSM471 window:
- a CDS encoding cold-shock protein, translating into MTTGTVKWFNSQKGFGFIQPDEGSQDVFVHISAVERAGMNTLNEGQKVSFEIVADRRTGKSAAEDLRAA; encoded by the coding sequence ATGACGACGGGAACTGTGAAGTGGTTTAACAGCCAAAAGGGCTTCGGATTCATTCAGCCGGACGAGGGCAGCCAGGATGTCTTCGTTCATATCAGCGCCGTTGAACGCGCCGGCATGAATACCCTCAACGAAGGGCAGAAGGTTTCCTTCGAAATCGTTGCAGATCGCCGGACCGGCAAGTCTGCTGCTGAAGATCTGCGCGCCGCATAG
- a CDS encoding quinone oxidoreductase: MTKAVRVHKVGGPEALVYESVDVPAPGPGEVRIRQHAVGLNFIDVYYRTGLYKAPGLPFIAGNEASGEVLAVGPGVTNFHPGDRVAYYHNLGAYTGERNIPWERLVKLPDHITYEQGAVLMLKGLTVWYLLHKTFKVEPHHRVLIHAAAGGIGLLACQWARAMGAHVIGTVGSREKAALAEANGCDHVILYNEEDFVARVKQISRNEGCDVVYDGVGKATFPGSLSCLKPRGMFVSFGNASGPVPPFSIAELNTHGSLFATRPKLNDYIGTRKELLEGADTLFAAVINGKLHVPINHAYALKDAAKAHIDLESRKTTGASILKP, encoded by the coding sequence ATGACCAAAGCCGTCCGTGTGCACAAGGTCGGAGGCCCCGAAGCCCTGGTCTATGAGAGCGTCGATGTTCCGGCGCCCGGGCCCGGCGAGGTGCGCATCCGCCAGCATGCCGTCGGCCTGAATTTCATCGACGTCTATTACCGCACCGGCCTCTACAAGGCGCCGGGGCTGCCCTTCATCGCCGGCAACGAGGCCTCGGGCGAGGTTCTCGCAGTCGGGCCGGGCGTGACGAATTTCCATCCGGGCGACCGCGTCGCCTACTACCACAATCTCGGCGCCTATACCGGGGAGCGCAACATCCCCTGGGAGCGGCTGGTCAAGCTGCCCGACCACATCACCTACGAGCAGGGCGCCGTGCTGATGCTGAAGGGGTTGACGGTCTGGTATCTCCTGCACAAGACCTTCAAGGTCGAGCCGCATCATCGCGTGCTGATCCATGCCGCGGCCGGCGGCATCGGCCTGCTCGCCTGCCAATGGGCGAGGGCAATGGGTGCCCACGTCATCGGCACCGTCGGCTCGCGCGAGAAGGCTGCGCTTGCCGAGGCCAATGGCTGCGACCATGTCATCCTCTACAACGAGGAAGACTTCGTCGCGCGCGTCAAACAGATCAGCCGCAACGAGGGTTGCGATGTGGTCTATGACGGCGTCGGCAAGGCGACGTTCCCGGGCTCGCTGTCCTGCCTGAAGCCGCGCGGGATGTTCGTCTCCTTCGGCAATGCCTCGGGCCCGGTGCCGCCATTCTCGATCGCCGAGCTCAACACTCACGGCTCGCTGTTTGCGACCCGGCCCAAGCTCAACGACTACATCGGCACCCGCAAGGAGTTGCTGGAAGGCGCCGACACGCTGTTCGCCGCCGTGATCAACGGCAAGCTGCACGTGCCGATCAACCATGCCTACGCGCTCAAGGACGCCGCCAAGGCGCATATCGATCTCGAAAGCCGCAAGACCACCGGCGCGTCGATCCTGAAGCCGTAA
- a CDS encoding TerC family protein, translated as MMHLLTSPEAWAALLTLTALEIVLGIDNVIFLSVIVSRIPEKQAHRARQIGLALALIFRIILLSVLVWLIGLTAPVFSFSGYGFSWRDLILIGGGLFLIAKATHEIHGEVEADEGAGDAKSPRNAFFWVIVQIVIIDIVFSLDSIITAIGMAQDIEIMIAAVVIACLIMYISAGPVSRFVAEHPTTKMLALAFLVLIGVALVADGFQFHIPRGYIYFAIAFSAAVEFFNVLAKRNRRNTRKRSV; from the coding sequence ATGATGCACCTGTTGACCAGCCCCGAAGCCTGGGCCGCGCTCCTCACTTTGACCGCGCTCGAGATCGTGCTCGGCATCGACAACGTCATCTTCCTGTCGGTGATCGTCTCGCGCATTCCCGAGAAGCAGGCGCACCGCGCCCGCCAGATCGGGCTCGCGCTGGCGTTGATCTTCCGCATCATCCTGCTCAGCGTCCTGGTCTGGCTGATCGGCCTGACCGCGCCGGTGTTTTCGTTTTCGGGTTACGGCTTCTCCTGGCGCGACCTCATCCTGATCGGCGGCGGCCTGTTCCTGATCGCGAAGGCGACGCACGAGATCCATGGCGAGGTCGAAGCCGACGAGGGCGCGGGCGACGCGAAGTCCCCTCGTAACGCTTTCTTCTGGGTCATCGTCCAGATCGTGATCATCGACATCGTATTCTCGCTGGACTCGATCATCACGGCGATCGGCATGGCGCAGGACATCGAGATCATGATCGCGGCCGTCGTGATCGCCTGCCTGATCATGTACATTTCGGCCGGGCCGGTGTCGCGATTCGTCGCGGAGCACCCGACAACGAAAATGCTGGCGCTGGCCTTCCTGGTGCTGATCGGCGTCGCGCTGGTTGCGGACGGATTCCAATTCCACATCCCGCGCGGCTACATCTATTTCGCGATTGCGTTCTCGGCGGCGGTCGAGTTCTTCAACGTGCTGGCGAAACGCAACCGCAGGAACACCCGCAAGCGGTCGGTCTAG
- a CDS encoding AEC family transporter translates to MVDILNLALPYFGLIFVGFACGKVKSLPESGLAWMNFFLLYVSLPALLFAIMSKTPFSELNNPPFLVATTLSTVAAFTLALVVGKVLGGLTLREATLAGLSGGYGNIGYMGPGLALAVLGPKASAPTALIFCCDSIFLFTIVPLLIELSDRDHPSIVHAFGVVLKQIVLNPLIMSACFGAAFASLHVEMPVALDRTITFLQNAAAPTALFVLGVTVALRPFDRVPWEVPGVIAIKLLVHPLAAFGLMLAFGPFAQPWAATAVLMASLPPALNVFVIARQNDAWIESASVAVLLGTFASVVTLTSVMWAIQTGRLAFP, encoded by the coding sequence ATGGTCGATATCCTCAATCTGGCTCTACCTTATTTCGGCTTGATCTTCGTTGGATTCGCCTGTGGCAAGGTCAAATCGCTGCCGGAATCGGGCCTCGCCTGGATGAACTTCTTCCTGCTCTATGTGTCGCTGCCGGCGCTGCTGTTTGCGATCATGTCGAAGACGCCGTTCTCGGAATTGAACAACCCGCCATTCCTGGTCGCGACCACGCTGTCGACCGTTGCGGCGTTCACACTCGCGCTGGTCGTCGGCAAGGTTCTCGGCGGGCTGACGCTGCGCGAGGCGACGCTCGCCGGGCTCTCCGGCGGCTACGGCAATATCGGCTACATGGGACCGGGGCTGGCGCTTGCCGTGCTCGGGCCGAAGGCCTCGGCGCCGACTGCGCTGATCTTCTGCTGCGACAGCATCTTCCTGTTCACGATCGTGCCGCTGCTGATCGAGCTTTCCGACCGCGATCATCCCTCGATCGTGCATGCCTTCGGCGTCGTGCTGAAGCAGATCGTGCTCAACCCGCTGATCATGTCGGCCTGTTTCGGCGCGGCCTTCGCATCGCTGCATGTCGAGATGCCGGTCGCGCTCGATCGCACCATCACGTTCCTCCAGAACGCAGCCGCCCCGACCGCGCTGTTCGTGCTCGGCGTGACCGTGGCGCTCCGTCCGTTCGATCGGGTCCCGTGGGAGGTGCCGGGCGTGATCGCGATCAAGCTCCTGGTCCATCCGCTCGCAGCGTTCGGCCTGATGCTGGCGTTCGGCCCGTTCGCGCAGCCCTGGGCCGCGACCGCCGTGCTGATGGCCTCGCTGCCGCCGGCGCTGAACGTGTTCGTCATCGCCCGGCAGAACGACGCCTGGATCGAGTCTGCCTCCGTCGCGGTGTTGCTCGGGACCTTTGCGTCCGTGGTTACGCTGACCAGCGTGATGTGGGCGATCCAGACTGGCCGGTTGGCGTTTCCTTGA
- a CDS encoding acetylornithine transaminase — MTSATHPYDALMDITARPKAVFVRGAGSYLWDDSRKRYLDFVQGWAVNCLGHSPPAIADALAAQAKRLLTPSPAFYNEPSLKLAEQLVANSAFDQVFFANSGAEANEGAIKLARKYGGIHRGGAFEIISFEGGFHGRTLATMSASGKKAFEPLFEPKVAGFKKAKLNDIASVKKLINDNTVAVMLEPIQGESGVWPATDQFLQELRALTDAHGLLLIFDEIQTGMGRTGKLFHYEHTGVAPDIMTLGKGIGGGVPLAALLATERAACFEHGDQGGTFNGNPIMCAVGLAVLDEVSKPDFLKTATETGLLLESELQKVSARHGLGEVRGRGLLLALDLKLPIAPGIVAQAFEAGVLLNAPQVDTLRFMPALNVTRAEIAEMIDCLDGILTRAGAARRVA; from the coding sequence ATGACCAGCGCCACCCATCCGTATGACGCATTGATGGACATCACCGCCCGGCCCAAGGCCGTGTTCGTCCGCGGCGCCGGCTCCTACCTCTGGGATGACAGCCGCAAGCGCTATCTCGATTTCGTGCAGGGCTGGGCCGTCAACTGCCTCGGCCACTCCCCGCCCGCAATCGCCGACGCGCTTGCCGCGCAGGCCAAGCGGCTGCTGACGCCAAGCCCGGCCTTCTACAACGAACCGAGCTTGAAGCTCGCTGAGCAGCTTGTCGCAAACAGCGCGTTCGACCAGGTGTTCTTCGCCAATTCCGGTGCGGAAGCCAACGAGGGCGCGATCAAGCTCGCGCGCAAATATGGCGGCATCCACAGAGGCGGCGCGTTCGAGATCATCAGCTTCGAAGGCGGCTTTCACGGGCGCACCTTGGCGACGATGTCGGCCTCGGGCAAGAAGGCCTTTGAGCCGCTGTTCGAGCCGAAGGTCGCCGGCTTCAAGAAGGCGAAACTCAACGACATTGCTTCAGTCAAAAAGCTGATCAACGACAACACCGTCGCTGTGATGCTCGAGCCGATCCAGGGTGAATCAGGCGTATGGCCGGCGACCGATCAGTTCTTGCAGGAGTTGCGCGCCCTCACCGACGCGCACGGCCTCCTCCTGATCTTCGACGAGATCCAGACCGGCATGGGCCGGACCGGCAAGCTCTTCCACTACGAGCACACCGGCGTCGCGCCCGATATCATGACGCTCGGCAAGGGCATCGGCGGCGGCGTGCCGCTCGCGGCGCTGCTCGCGACCGAACGCGCGGCCTGCTTCGAGCACGGTGACCAGGGCGGCACGTTCAACGGCAACCCGATCATGTGCGCGGTGGGGCTCGCGGTGCTCGACGAAGTCAGCAAGCCGGACTTCCTGAAGACGGCGACCGAAACCGGGCTGCTGCTCGAAAGCGAATTGCAGAAGGTCTCGGCGCGGCACGGGCTCGGCGAAGTGCGAGGCCGCGGGCTCCTGCTGGCGCTCGACCTCAAGCTGCCGATCGCACCCGGCATCGTCGCGCAGGCTTTCGAGGCCGGCGTGCTCCTCAACGCGCCGCAGGTCGACACGCTGCGCTTCATGCCGGCGCTGAACGTCACGCGGGCCGAGATCGCCGAGATGATCGATTGTCTGGACGGGATTTTGACCAGGGCAGGCGCGGCACGGCGCGTGGCGTGA
- a CDS encoding UbiH/UbiF family hydroxylase translates to MTDASTLFDAAVIGGGPAGLSAAIALAQAGARTALVARRVPYADNRTTALLGASVDLLESLDVWPRCKDKAAALEIMRLVDDTGRLFRSPEVRFSCHEIGLDAFGYNIDNRSLMLALEARAAELPQVVRFDDEAETVIIEADDVAIRTAAAQFLSARLVVGADGRHSLCREASGIAVTRRELTQTALTFNVGHARPHRNVSTEFHTPHGPCVFVPLPGDRSSVVWVSAPADAERLRGLSDEELSAAIEKQSHSILGRMTVEPGRHLFPLAIERPKSFGRDRIALVGEAAHVVPPIGAQGLNLGLRDAADIARLAGEAIASGQDPGAADVLKRYDRARRPDILSRTFAIDIANRSLLNDFLPLQPVRAVGMHLLGAIGPLRRFAMREGLTPTWRK, encoded by the coding sequence ATGACAGATGCATCGACACTCTTTGACGCGGCCGTGATCGGCGGCGGACCGGCGGGACTTAGCGCGGCCATCGCATTGGCGCAGGCGGGCGCACGGACCGCGCTGGTGGCGCGTCGCGTGCCCTATGCCGACAATCGCACTACGGCGCTACTCGGTGCCTCCGTCGATCTGCTGGAGAGCCTCGACGTCTGGCCGCGCTGCAAGGACAAGGCGGCCGCGCTCGAAATCATGCGGCTCGTCGACGACACCGGCCGGCTGTTTCGCAGCCCGGAGGTCCGGTTCTCCTGCCACGAAATCGGCCTCGATGCCTTCGGCTACAACATCGACAACCGCTCGCTGATGCTGGCGCTGGAAGCGCGCGCGGCCGAACTGCCCCAGGTCGTCCGTTTCGATGACGAGGCCGAAACTGTGATCATCGAAGCCGATGACGTCGCCATCCGCACCGCCGCTGCGCAATTCCTCTCGGCCCGCCTCGTGGTCGGCGCCGACGGCCGGCATTCGCTGTGCCGCGAAGCCTCCGGCATCGCGGTGACGCGGCGCGAGCTGACCCAGACGGCGCTGACCTTCAATGTCGGCCACGCGCGGCCCCATCGCAACGTCTCGACCGAGTTCCACACGCCGCATGGCCCTTGCGTGTTCGTGCCCCTGCCCGGCGATCGCTCCAGCGTCGTCTGGGTCTCGGCGCCTGCGGACGCCGAGCGGCTTCGCGGCCTGAGCGATGAGGAATTGTCCGCCGCGATCGAGAAGCAGTCGCATTCGATCCTCGGACGGATGACGGTCGAGCCGGGCCGCCATCTGTTCCCGCTGGCGATCGAGCGTCCAAAATCCTTTGGCCGCGACCGCATCGCGCTGGTCGGCGAAGCCGCCCATGTGGTTCCCCCCATCGGCGCCCAGGGTCTCAATCTCGGCCTGCGCGATGCCGCCGACATTGCGAGGCTTGCAGGCGAGGCCATCGCGTCAGGCCAGGATCCTGGCGCAGCAGACGTGCTCAAGCGTTACGACCGGGCCCGGCGTCCGGACATCCTGAGCCGGACCTTTGCGATCGACATCGCCAACCGCTCGCTGCTCAACGATTTCCTCCCGCTGCAGCCGGTCCGCGCGGTCGGCATGCACCTGCTCGGCGCGATCGGCCCGCTCCGGCGTTTTGCAATGCGCGAGGGGCTCACGCCGACTTGGCGGAAGTAA
- a CDS encoding class I adenylate-forming enzyme family protein: protein MNQPAVSPTLDTLFQRTLMRQPHATALLDPLNKFRVTGHQPRRMSYAEADTAIEALSAYFVESGLPANSVIAIQLPNTVEFVLTVLAAHRAGLVVAVLPLLWRHAELTAALNRTAARAIVTMSTVDGVSYADLAMHAAAEAFSIRHVCGFGTNLPEGMASLDDVQARPPGTARAVIQDGRKAAMISFDVTAEGFRPVPRPHFSLIAGGLAMSLEADIRQGATVMAAFTPMSFAGLASSLAVWLLCGGTLALHHPFENDVLEQQVNAHECDVLIAPAQFAQRLGDSELAARMPTLRNVIGLWRAPEQVAASEAWIAPHAPFTDVYLFGEAGLFGARRGEDGMPVPVMPGPHGAPREQSGSSIAGEILLTPKGTLGLRGPMVPIAAYAPPPPVGDSLIAQPPRDYVDTGYAARLDRPSGAICITAPPSGIMAVGGYRFLSNDLQEWARRLGQGALLTALPDRLSGHRLAGRAQDNARAREALSELGLNPLMVEAFRDRSGPG, encoded by the coding sequence GTGAACCAGCCAGCCGTATCGCCGACGCTCGACACGCTGTTTCAGCGCACGCTGATGCGGCAGCCGCACGCGACCGCTCTGCTCGACCCCCTGAACAAGTTCCGCGTGACCGGGCACCAGCCGCGGCGGATGAGCTATGCCGAGGCTGACACGGCCATCGAGGCGCTGTCCGCCTATTTCGTCGAATCGGGCCTGCCGGCCAATTCCGTCATCGCCATCCAGCTGCCGAATACGGTCGAGTTCGTGCTCACCGTTCTCGCCGCCCATCGCGCCGGCCTCGTCGTCGCCGTGCTGCCGCTGCTCTGGCGCCATGCCGAACTGACCGCCGCTCTCAACCGCACCGCGGCGCGCGCCATCGTCACCATGAGCACGGTCGACGGCGTCAGCTATGCCGATCTCGCCATGCACGCGGCCGCGGAGGCCTTCTCGATCCGCCATGTCTGCGGCTTCGGCACCAACCTGCCCGAAGGCATGGCCTCGCTCGACGACGTGCAGGCCCGTCCGCCCGGCACCGCGCGCGCCGTGATTCAGGATGGTCGCAAGGCGGCGATGATCTCCTTCGACGTCACCGCGGAAGGCTTTCGTCCGGTGCCGCGGCCGCATTTCAGCCTGATCGCCGGGGGGCTCGCGATGTCGCTGGAAGCCGACATCAGGCAGGGCGCGACCGTGATGGCGGCGTTCACGCCGATGTCGTTCGCAGGGCTCGCCTCCTCGCTCGCGGTGTGGCTGCTGTGCGGCGGCACGCTGGCGCTGCATCATCCGTTCGAGAACGACGTGCTGGAGCAGCAGGTCAACGCGCACGAATGCGACGTGCTGATCGCACCGGCACAGTTCGCCCAGCGGCTCGGCGATTCCGAACTGGCGGCGCGGATGCCGACCTTGCGCAACGTCATCGGCCTGTGGCGTGCCCCCGAGCAGGTGGCGGCGAGCGAGGCATGGATCGCGCCTCACGCGCCGTTCACTGACGTCTATCTGTTCGGCGAGGCCGGATTGTTCGGCGCCCGGCGTGGCGAGGACGGCATGCCGGTGCCGGTGATGCCGGGACCGCACGGCGCGCCGCGCGAGCAGTCGGGTTCGTCGATCGCCGGCGAGATTCTGCTGACACCGAAGGGCACGCTCGGCCTGCGCGGCCCGATGGTGCCGATCGCGGCCTACGCCCCTCCGCCGCCGGTCGGCGACAGCCTGATCGCGCAGCCGCCACGCGACTATGTCGACACCGGCTATGCCGCACGGCTCGACCGCCCCAGCGGCGCGATCTGCATTACCGCGCCGCCCTCCGGGATCATGGCCGTCGGCGGCTACCGCTTCCTCTCCAACGACCTCCAGGAATGGGCGCGCCGGCTCGGCCAGGGCGCCCTGCTGACCGCGCTGCCCGACCGGCTCTCCGGTCACCGGCTCGCGGGCCGGGCCCAGGACAATGCCCGCGCCCGCGAAGCGCTCAGCGAACTCGGGCTTAACCCCCTGATGGTCGAGGCTTTTCGCGACCGGTCCGGGCCGGGTTGA
- a CDS encoding invasion associated locus B family protein, with protein MNFRYLAASVRPRGRLLALLTATALAVPFAAEAQAPAPGAPAPKAAPKAAPKAAPKAPAPAAQAPAQPAPAQGAPAQQGAAQPADQQIQLIYAPWTKFCLKGQDANAKQVCFTGKDGRIESGQPVIAAVIIEPEGEPKKILRVTLPLGMQLVHGTRIIVDNNPPLQSPYVICFQNGCMSDYEATPEFINNMKKGQNLVVQAINANGAPLTLPLPLAGEFQKAYDGPPTDPKVFEETQKKLQEELQKKADEQRKKLEQQGTPPAGQK; from the coding sequence ATGAATTTCCGTTACTTGGCCGCGTCCGTCCGGCCGCGCGGGCGACTTCTCGCCCTGTTGACGGCGACGGCGTTGGCCGTCCCGTTTGCCGCCGAGGCCCAGGCTCCCGCTCCGGGTGCGCCCGCGCCCAAGGCGGCTCCGAAGGCCGCTCCGAAGGCCGCCCCAAAGGCGCCGGCCCCGGCCGCTCAGGCACCCGCCCAGCCGGCTCCCGCCCAAGGCGCTCCGGCGCAGCAGGGCGCGGCCCAGCCGGCGGATCAGCAGATCCAGCTGATCTATGCCCCCTGGACCAAGTTCTGCCTCAAGGGCCAGGACGCCAATGCCAAGCAGGTCTGCTTCACCGGCAAGGACGGCCGTATCGAGTCGGGCCAGCCGGTCATTGCGGCCGTCATCATCGAGCCGGAAGGCGAGCCGAAGAAGATCCTGCGCGTGACGCTGCCGCTCGGCATGCAGCTGGTGCACGGTACCCGCATCATCGTGGACAACAATCCGCCGTTGCAGAGCCCGTATGTGATCTGCTTCCAGAACGGTTGCATGTCCGACTACGAGGCCACGCCCGAGTTCATCAACAACATGAAGAAGGGCCAGAACCTCGTTGTTCAGGCGATCAATGCCAACGGCGCACCGCTGACCCTGCCGCTGCCGCTCGCCGGCGAATTCCAGAAGGCCTATGACGGTCCGCCGACGGATCCGAAGGTGTTCGAGGAAACCCAGAAGAAGCTTCAGGAAGAGCTTCAGAAGAAGGCTGACGAGCAGCGCAAGAAGCTCGAGCAGCAGGGCACGCCGCCCGCCGGCCAGAAGTAA
- the hspQ gene encoding heat shock protein HspQ has translation MIKARTAKFQIGQVVRHRIFSFRGVIFDIDPEFNNTEEWWLSIPEEVRPHKDQPFYHLLAENSESEYVAYVSEQNLVPDDSGEPVRHSQVAEIFVKDKTGGYRPRNPSLN, from the coding sequence ATGATTAAAGCGCGGACCGCCAAATTCCAGATCGGACAGGTCGTGCGCCACCGGATCTTCTCGTTCCGGGGCGTGATCTTCGACATCGATCCGGAATTCAACAACACCGAGGAGTGGTGGCTGTCGATCCCCGAGGAGGTGCGGCCCCACAAGGACCAGCCGTTCTATCACCTGCTCGCGGAGAACTCGGAATCGGAATACGTCGCCTATGTCTCCGAGCAGAATCTCGTGCCGGACGATTCCGGCGAGCCCGTCCGGCATTCCCAGGTCGCCGAGATCTTCGTCAAGGACAAGACCGGCGGCTATCGCCCGCGCAATCCGTCGCTGAACTGA
- the pcsA gene encoding phosphatidylcholine synthase, whose amino-acid sequence MAYVQTGVILIAEAMDSQEDSLKPRPAIRAAAFSVHIFTAFGAAIALLAMLEAVREHWAAMFQWLGVALIIDAIDGPIARRLNVKDVQPNWSGDVLDLVVDFVTYVFVPAYAIVASGLLLPVAAPLLGVAIIVTSALYFADLRMKADDNHFRGFPALWNAAAFYLFLLHWPPLLSTLLVAALVVLTFVPFHVLHPVRVVRLRWLTMTLIAIWALLSFYTLQMDFRVGTGVTVALCAIALWISFSDALIRLTRSFA is encoded by the coding sequence ATGGCTTATGTGCAAACCGGTGTCATTCTGATAGCAGAAGCCATGGACAGCCAAGAGGATTCCCTGAAGCCCAGGCCCGCGATCCGCGCCGCTGCCTTCTCGGTGCATATCTTCACCGCGTTCGGTGCGGCGATCGCGCTGCTGGCGATGCTTGAGGCCGTGCGCGAGCACTGGGCGGCGATGTTTCAGTGGCTGGGCGTCGCCCTCATCATCGACGCGATCGACGGGCCGATCGCGCGCCGGCTCAACGTCAAGGACGTGCAGCCGAACTGGTCGGGCGACGTGCTCGATCTCGTGGTCGATTTCGTCACCTACGTCTTTGTGCCGGCCTATGCGATCGTGGCCAGCGGCTTGCTGCTGCCGGTCGCGGCTCCCTTGCTCGGCGTCGCCATCATCGTCACCAGCGCATTATATTTCGCCGATCTGCGCATGAAGGCGGACGATAATCATTTTCGCGGTTTTCCGGCGCTGTGGAATGCGGCGGCGTTCTACCTGTTCCTGCTGCACTGGCCGCCGCTGCTGTCGACACTGCTGGTAGCGGCCCTGGTGGTGCTGACCTTCGTGCCGTTCCACGTGCTGCATCCGGTGCGCGTCGTGCGGCTGCGCTGGCTGACGATGACGCTGATTGCCATCTGGGCTCTGCTCTCCTTCTACACGCTGCAGATGGACTTTCGCGTCGGCACCGGCGTGACTGTCGCGCTCTGCGCGATCGCGCTCTGGATCAGCTTCAGCGACGCATTGATACGGCTGACAAGATCCTTCGCATGA
- a CDS encoding extracellular solute-binding protein — protein sequence MFMFQRLLEGRPEGLCVRLRILAFALGLPFAFGLPVSGAGAEEAHAIAMHGKPAMPADFTHMPYVNSDAPKGGRLTWGVLGTFDSLNPFIVKGLAVQQMRNYVVESLLARGNDEPFTLYGLLARSVETDDARSFVTFHVDPRARFSDGKPVRAEDVLFSWQLLRDHGRPNHRQYYSKVASAEAPDPLTVRFDLAGANDRELPLILGLMPILPKHAVDVAAFEETTLTAPVGSGPYRVTAVRPGASVTLTRNPDYWGRDLPINRGLYNFDEIRLDYFREANGQFEAFKRGLYDFRIEHEPLRWHDGYDFPAAKNGDVIRDTFKPGMPQPSEFLVFNTRRPIFADIRVRQALTLLFDFELVNRNYFFNLYSRVAGYFAGSDLSAYGKPADARERELLKPFAAQIPPDILDGSYRLPVTDGSGRDRTTLRAALKLLSEAGYDLDGTVLRNRATKAPFTFEILVTTRDQERVALAFQRDLRRAGIEPSVRSVDPVQFDQRRLAYEFDMIQNRWDQSLSPGNEQYFYWGSAAADNPGTRNYMGARDPAVDAMIAALLEAREHTDFVSAVRALDRALISGFYTIPLFNVSEQWIARWNRIERPEVTSLSGYLPETWWSKGQPEAHQAK from the coding sequence ATGTTCATGTTCCAGCGCCTTCTCGAGGGCCGTCCTGAAGGTCTTTGCGTCCGCCTTCGTATCCTGGCTTTCGCCTTGGGGCTCCCGTTCGCCTTTGGGCTCCCGGTCAGCGGCGCAGGGGCCGAGGAAGCCCACGCCATCGCCATGCACGGCAAGCCGGCGATGCCTGCCGATTTCACCCACATGCCTTACGTCAATTCTGACGCCCCCAAGGGCGGCCGGTTGACCTGGGGCGTTCTCGGCACCTTCGACAGCCTCAATCCCTTCATCGTCAAGGGACTGGCCGTGCAGCAGATGCGGAACTACGTGGTCGAGAGCCTGCTCGCGCGCGGCAATGACGAGCCGTTCACGCTCTACGGCCTGCTCGCCAGATCGGTCGAGACCGATGACGCGCGCAGCTTTGTCACGTTTCACGTCGATCCCCGCGCCCGCTTCTCCGACGGCAAGCCGGTCCGCGCCGAGGACGTGCTGTTCTCCTGGCAGTTGCTGCGCGACCACGGCCGCCCCAACCACCGGCAATATTACAGCAAGGTCGCAAGCGCCGAGGCGCCGGATCCCCTCACCGTCCGCTTCGACCTTGCGGGAGCCAATGACCGCGAACTGCCGCTGATCCTCGGCCTGATGCCGATCCTGCCGAAACACGCCGTCGACGTCGCGGCTTTCGAGGAGACGACGCTGACGGCCCCGGTCGGCTCCGGCCCCTACCGCGTCACCGCGGTGAGGCCCGGTGCCAGCGTGACGCTCACCCGCAATCCCGACTATTGGGGCCGTGACCTGCCCATCAATCGCGGGCTCTACAATTTCGACGAGATCAGGCTCGACTATTTTCGCGAGGCCAACGGCCAGTTCGAAGCTTTCAAGCGCGGCCTCTATGATTTCCGCATCGAGCACGAGCCGCTGCGCTGGCACGACGGCTACGACTTTCCCGCGGCGAAGAATGGCGACGTGATCCGCGACACCTTCAAGCCGGGCATGCCGCAACCTTCCGAATTTCTGGTGTTCAACACGAGGCGTCCCATCTTCGCCGACATCCGCGTGCGCCAGGCGCTGACGCTGCTGTTCGATTTCGAGTTGGTCAACCGCAACTACTTCTTCAACCTCTACTCGCGCGTCGCCGGCTATTTTGCCGGCTCGGACCTGTCAGCGTATGGCAAGCCTGCGGATGCTCGCGAGCGCGAGTTGCTCAAGCCGTTCGCCGCGCAGATCCCGCCTGACATCCTGGACGGCAGCTACCGCCTGCCGGTAACCGACGGCTCTGGGCGCGACCGGACCACGCTGCGCGCGGCGCTGAAGCTGTTATCGGAGGCCGGCTACGATCTCGACGGAACCGTGCTGCGCAACCGCGCGACCAAGGCGCCCTTCACCTTCGAGATCCTGGTCACGACCCGCGACCAGGAACGCGTCGCGCTTGCCTTCCAGCGCGACCTCAGGCGCGCCGGCATCGAGCCGAGCGTACGATCGGTCGACCCTGTGCAGTTCGACCAGCGCCGGCTCGCCTACGAATTCGACATGATCCAGAACCGCTGGGACCAGTCGCTGTCGCCCGGCAACGAGCAATATTTCTACTGGGGGAGCGCTGCCGCCGACAATCCGGGCACCCGCAACTACATGGGGGCCAGGGATCCCGCGGTCGATGCGATGATTGCCGCACTGCTGGAAGCCCGTGAACATACGGATTTCGTATCCGCGGTACGGGCGCTCGATCGCGCTTTGATCTCCGGTTTCTATACAATCCCCCTGTTTAACGTATCCGAGCAATGGATCGCGCGCTGGAATCGGATAGAACGGCCAGAGGTCACCTCGCTGTCCGGCTATTTGCCGGAGACCTGGTGGTCGAAGGGGCAGCCGGAAGCTCATCAAGCAAAGTGA